A single Blastopirellula retiformator DNA region contains:
- a CDS encoding serine/threonine-protein kinase produces MSTSDDPLSDSNIGETIAHTEGGDFSKEQQDIAMSALLLRSGALTERQLAQGFASWTIHGSLPLNDHLLALGLIDDDTNRKIARSAPRLLEEVEAGAERNSSVECVVAQTLDAVDPAGTIARLMGIRAVAGAGAADVTGMRASEARFKLLRKLGQGGLGRVWLAYDEHLKRPVAVKEITAIDQQTALERFRREAEITGRLEHPGIVPIYQLGEDAATGQAFYAMRFLGKTTLHDSIMEYHERLAEGDHSPMLLRRLLTDFVNICQAIGHAHSRKVIHRDLKPENVAIDSFGQVIVIDWGIAKVIDELQSLDNLAGSQSVAGSGNSTIEGQILGTPLYMAPEQAAGRVDELDERTDIYGLGAILYAILTGAAPHEQTRETSKSTNGRQLLSAIAGRPSPNARDANPHADPALTAICAKAMARRQYARYQSATDLADDVERWMAGENVSAYQEKPLQLLARWIQNNRILSQAIALVVVTAIVGVAVMIVTSHQASRSNRQIRFDEMRAYSRELEVQLQSTAEQVSKDARFMSSLPPIQALIPAKPDAAVGESPEVWRSRLEMIYEEFLRANPDYVSIAYMQLTEEAATDIVRVERNTDDPAYIRRVPASRLAKFEEQSVLQQTLKLEPGDIQLVLRDANDDPADAVTDGVRLFAATPVYAAESGDLFGVVVVQVNLLRRLTQFLTRVEQNTAIIDVTDGEGNVWISDTPSEGVIANPKMVSIGSQIPSLKQFFSSPEEKTKVDLESGLIASKLSLNRFDDSTSVGVVLKLME; encoded by the coding sequence ATGTCTACTTCTGACGACCCGCTTAGCGACTCGAATATTGGCGAAACGATCGCCCATACCGAAGGTGGAGATTTCAGCAAAGAGCAGCAAGATATCGCCATGTCGGCGCTATTGCTGCGCTCTGGCGCGCTGACCGAGCGGCAGTTGGCCCAAGGTTTCGCCTCGTGGACGATCCATGGCAGCCTGCCGCTGAACGATCATTTGCTGGCGCTGGGGTTAATTGACGACGATACGAACCGAAAAATTGCCCGCAGCGCGCCACGCTTGCTGGAAGAAGTCGAGGCCGGGGCCGAGCGAAATTCTTCGGTCGAATGCGTCGTCGCCCAGACGCTCGATGCGGTCGACCCGGCCGGCACGATCGCCCGGCTGATGGGCATTCGAGCCGTTGCCGGAGCGGGCGCTGCTGACGTTACCGGCATGCGCGCCTCGGAAGCTCGCTTCAAACTCTTGCGAAAGCTCGGGCAAGGTGGCTTGGGCCGCGTCTGGCTCGCCTACGACGAACATCTCAAGCGTCCAGTCGCCGTCAAAGAAATCACGGCGATCGATCAGCAGACGGCGCTCGAGCGGTTTCGCCGCGAAGCGGAGATCACCGGCCGGCTTGAGCATCCCGGCATCGTGCCGATTTACCAGTTGGGAGAAGACGCCGCGACCGGTCAGGCGTTTTACGCGATGCGGTTTCTCGGTAAGACGACGCTGCATGATTCAATCATGGAGTACCACGAGCGACTCGCCGAAGGAGATCATAGCCCGATGCTGCTGCGGCGGCTGCTGACCGACTTCGTCAACATTTGCCAGGCGATCGGTCACGCCCACTCGCGCAAGGTGATTCACCGCGACTTGAAGCCCGAAAACGTGGCGATCGACAGTTTTGGTCAGGTGATCGTGATCGACTGGGGGATCGCGAAAGTGATTGACGAACTGCAGTCGCTCGACAACCTGGCGGGCAGTCAAAGTGTGGCCGGCAGCGGCAACAGCACGATCGAAGGGCAGATCTTAGGGACGCCCCTTTACATGGCGCCGGAACAAGCGGCGGGCCGCGTCGACGAACTGGACGAGCGGACCGATATTTACGGCCTCGGAGCCATCCTTTACGCCATCTTGACCGGCGCCGCGCCGCACGAACAAACGCGAGAAACTTCGAAATCGACCAATGGTCGTCAATTGTTATCGGCCATCGCCGGCCGCCCCTCGCCCAATGCCCGCGATGCGAACCCGCACGCCGACCCCGCGCTGACGGCGATCTGCGCAAAAGCGATGGCTCGCCGGCAATATGCTCGGTATCAAAGTGCGACCGATCTTGCCGACGACGTCGAACGCTGGATGGCGGGAGAGAACGTCAGCGCCTATCAAGAGAAACCGCTGCAGCTGCTGGCGCGCTGGATTCAAAACAATCGCATCCTGTCGCAAGCGATCGCCCTGGTGGTGGTGACCGCCATTGTCGGTGTGGCGGTGATGATCGTCACCTCGCATCAAGCGTCGAGATCGAATCGTCAGATCCGCTTCGACGAAATGCGCGCCTACAGCCGCGAATTGGAAGTTCAACTGCAGTCGACCGCCGAGCAGGTCTCGAAAGACGCCCGCTTCATGTCGAGTTTGCCGCCAATTCAAGCGTTGATCCCGGCGAAGCCGGATGCGGCGGTTGGCGAATCGCCCGAAGTGTGGCGTAGCCGGCTCGAAATGATCTATGAAGAGTTCTTGCGGGCGAATCCGGACTATGTGTCGATCGCGTACATGCAGCTAACCGAGGAAGCGGCGACCGATATTGTCCGCGTCGAGCGGAATACCGACGATCCCGCCTACATCCGGCGAGTGCCGGCAAGCCGTTTGGCGAAGTTTGAAGAGCAAAGCGTGCTGCAGCAGACGTTGAAGCTAGAGCCGGGCGACATTCAACTGGTGCTGCGCGACGCCAATGATGATCCGGCCGACGCGGTGACTGACGGCGTGCGGCTGTTTGCGGCGACGCCGGTTTACGCGGCAGAATCGGGCGACCTGTTTGGCGTGGTCGTGGTTCAGGTCAATTTACTGCGTCGGCTGACGCAGTTTCTGACGCGGGTCGAACAAAATACGGCGATCATCGACGTCACCGATGGCGAAGGTAACGTTTGGATCAGCGACACGCCGAGCGAAGGAGTCATCGCCAATCCGAAGATGGTGTCGATTGGCAGTCAGATTCCAAGTCTCAAGCAGTTCTTCAGCAGCCCGGAAGAGAAGACGAAGGTCGATCTGGAAAGTGGCTTGATCGCTTCCAAGCTATCGCTCAATCGGTTTGACGACTCGACATCCGTTGGGGTCGTGCTGAAGCTGATGGAGTAG